GAACTCATGTACCAGGTCGTGCTGTTGCATGTTATGACTCCTGAGGTCGTATCATTGTTCGACCTCCATTATCCTCAGCCGTGCAGTTAACGAATTGACACCCGTCAAGACCTTGTCATAAGTACCTGAATCAACTTGCTTTACTACCACCACGACAGGTGGGCGATGCAGGACTGACCTGCCCTTTTTCCTGCCACTCCTGCTCGGTATACAAATGCAACGCCAGAGCATGGATAGGATTCTGCATAAGTTCAGCGACACTACGATAGACTGCCTGATGCCGGGCAACGGCACGCATCCCGTCAAATCGGGCACTGACCAGAGTCACTTTGAAGTGAGACTCAGTGGCTGGGCCACTATGCATATGGCTTTCATTGTCGATAGTCAGAAACTGGGGAGCGAACTCCTCAGTCAACAGAGACTCGAGTTTACTGGCTACACTCATGGAGAGACTCCCATAGGCAGAAAGCCCCCGAGACTCACAAGAAGCTCAGGAGCCTAGCTTGAACTAATGCCTTATTAATTGTGATGTACCGCGACCATATTCAACAGGTACTAGATGATACGCTCGGCTACGGCAGGTTCCGTTACCACTTCCAGAAAATGACGGAATGTCATCTGATAACCACAGGCCAAAGACTGTTCATAGTGACTGATACACACCACCTGATCAGGTACAGTCAACGCTGGCGTTATATCAAAGCTGATGACGTCATAGCTCTTGGGCTGGAAAATGGCCAGTATGCGATCAAACAGCTCTGCATGTTCATGCTCAACATCCAGATTGGTCTCAAAACTGACATAGGAGCTGCGCTCCTGTGGCGTGATGTGAAAGGTCGCATAGTAGCCATCCTTGATGGCATTCAGCGAGTAGCCGTAGGGCTCAAACACGAAGTCATCAATGGTAAAGCCGGGCAATAACTCAGACAGCTGTAAACGTGAACGAATACCCTCAGCGGTTTGCCCTTCCGACCGCAGATAATCGGCAACAGGACCACTGATGTGATACATCAGCAACTCAGCGGTGAAATCGTCAGCTTCTGGCTCAAAATGATTATTCAGATGGTAAACATAGTTGTGATGGGCATCGAGATGACCAAGCCGATACGCTGTACCGGAAATAAACTGCTCCAGCGCCTCGATATCATCCTCGACACAGGTCTTCTGCAAGTGTGACTGGTATTCATTCTTACGCTGAAAAACCACCATGGTCACGTTATCGCGCCCATAGGATTCAAGGAATTTGGTAATGGCATTCACCAGAGTAGTGGTGCCACAGGTCAGCATCAGGAATCGATCTTCCCATACAAAGAGGCTGGATTCAGACAACAGATACGCATCGCAAACCTCGTTTGAAAGCGTGGACAAAATGGTTGCCTGTGACTCCGCGACAATCACCTCCCAAAAGGGCTTGCCCAGATCACGCAGAGAGCGTCCCCCTGCTTTAACGACCACTTCAACCTTCTTTTCAGACCCTTCAAAAAACAATTTTCGTCACCTCCCACCCGTTCAGGGAACTATAAAACCCATGTTTCGCTTTAAATCGCGCATTATAGCCACCATCCACCGGAGATTAACAGGAAGTCATGGGCGAAATTATGACGGCTCTGCGACGGGAGTATGACAGCCATAAAAACCGCGTGGCGCGTTTTGTATTACTTGTTACCATGGCACAACAGCTGCATAAGCATCGATGTAGACTGTTGATATTCTTCGATTTCCCTATGACGGAGCTCAGCTATGGAGACCTTTATTCACGCCCTTCCCAAAGTGGAACTGCATTTGCATATCGAAGGATCACTGGAGCCCGAACTGCTATTCGCACTGGCTGAGCGCAATCAGATTCCACTGCCCTATGCAGATGTCGAGTCTCTGCGCGCCGCTTATCAATTCACCAATCTGCAGTCGTTTCTCGACATCTATTATCAGGGCGCCAATGTCCTGATCAGGGAACAGGATTTTTACGATCTGACCTGGGCCTACCTGCAGAAATGTCATCAGCAAAATGTTGTTCACACCGAGATCTTTTTTGACCCTCAAACCCACACGGATCGGGGCATTCCTTTCGCTGAT
This genomic interval from Pokkaliibacter sp. MBI-7 contains the following:
- a CDS encoding BolA family transcriptional regulator; the encoded protein is MSVASKLESLLTEEFAPQFLTIDNESHMHSGPATESHFKVTLVSARFDGMRAVARHQAVYRSVAELMQNPIHALALHLYTEQEWQEKGQVSPASPTCRGGSKAS
- a CDS encoding adenosylmethionine decarboxylase; the protein is MFFEGSEKKVEVVVKAGGRSLRDLGKPFWEVIVAESQATILSTLSNEVCDAYLLSESSLFVWEDRFLMLTCGTTTLVNAITKFLESYGRDNVTMVVFQRKNEYQSHLQKTCVEDDIEALEQFISGTAYRLGHLDAHHNYVYHLNNHFEPEADDFTAELLMYHISGPVADYLRSEGQTAEGIRSRLQLSELLPGFTIDDFVFEPYGYSLNAIKDGYYATFHITPQERSSYVSFETNLDVEHEHAELFDRILAIFQPKSYDVISFDITPALTVPDQVVCISHYEQSLACGYQMTFRHFLEVVTEPAVAERII